The genomic stretch GGTGGCCACCGCGCCCATGCCCCGCCGGGCGACGCGCGCCATGAAGCCGGCCATGCCCTCGAAGGGGGCCTCGAGGTAGGGCTCGCCCGCGGCGCGGTAGAGCGCCGCGGCCTCCGCATAGAACGACCGGATGCCCTTCGCCTCGCTGGGGCGCAGCTCGTACGCGCTCTCGGCGCTCTTCTCCACGTCGCGCCAGGCGGTGAAGCCGCACCCGTCCGCGAAGTGGTAGCTGCACTGCGGCTCCAGCTCGGTGAAGGGGGGCAGCAGGTCCAGCGCGTCCAGCTGCGCGAAGGTGTCCTTCACCAGGTGCGGCAGGGTGAGCAGCGTGGGGCCCAGGTCCAGGGTGAGCCCCTCGAGCGTCACCGCCTGCGCCTTGCCGCCGAGCCGATCCGTGCCCTCGTAGAGCGTGACAGCGTGGCCCTCGCGCGCGAGCAGGCCCGCGGCGGTGAGCCCGCCCAGGCCGCCGCCCACCACGGCGATGCGGCGCGCGGCGCTCACGGCGCACCTCCGGAGGGCAGCAGCGGCGCGGGCAGCGCGGCCTCGGGCAGGGCCGAGCGCGGGGCGAGCAGCGTGCCCGCCGCGAGCGCGAGCTTGCGCGAGCCCGTGGTGTGGGCGCGCGCGGAGAAGACGTCGTAGTCGCGCCGCTCGATGTCGCGCAGGATGTCCCCGTACAGCGCGCCCATCAGCCGCACCATGGGGCGGCTGCCCGCGCCAGTGAGCAGGGGCACGCCGCGGGCGGCGCGCGCGTAGAGGCCGCGGGCGCGCGCGACCTGGTGGCGCATGAAGGCGCGCCAGCGCTCGTCCACCCGGCCCGCCTGCAGGTCCTCCTCGCTCAGGCCGAAGTGCGCGAGCTCGTCCTGGGGCAGGTACACGCGGCCGCGCTCGAGGTCCTCGCGCACGTCGCGCAGGATGTTGGTCAGCTGCATCGCGAGCCCCAGGTCCGCGGCGGGGCGCGAGGCCTCGGGGTCCGCGCAGCCCAGCACCGGGGTGAGCATCAGCCCCACCACCCCGGCCACCCGGTAGCAGTACAGCTCCAGCTCCTCCCACGAGGCGTAGCGCGAGCGGGTGAGGTCCATCTCCATGCCGGAGATGAGGTCCTGGAAGGGCTGCTCGGGGATGCGGTAGTGGCGGATGCAGTACTCGAGCGCGGCGAGCTCCCCTGCGTCCCAGGGGCTCTGCGCCTGGGCGGACACGAGCCGCTGCGCGGGGCTCTCCAGCGTGGGCGCGGCGAGCTCGGGCAAGGGCAGGTACACCTCGGCCACGCGCTGGCGCGCGCGGGCGAGGCGCTCGGGCAGGTCCACCCCGTCCCCCTCGTCCACCATGTCGTCGAGCCGGCGGCAGAAGGCGTAGAGCGCGAAGGCCGCCTTGCGGCGCAGGCCGAAGAGCAGATAGCTCGCGAAGAAGAAGCTCTTCGCGTGCGCGCGCGTCACCGCCTTCGCGCGGCGGAAGCCCTGGCGCACCCGGCGCATGTCCTGCCACTCGTTCACGCCGCGTCCTCCACGGCTGCTGCCGCCGCCGTTGCTGCTGTGGGAAGGGGGGCCTGCGCGGGCGCGAGCCCGGTGCGCCGGGCCCAGGCCGCCACGCGCTCTGCCGCGAGGCGCGCGGAGATGAGCACCGTGGGAAGCCCCGTGCCAGGCCGGGTGCTCGCGCCCACGAAGAAGAGGCCGCTCACGTTCGGGTCCTCGTTCGCCGGGCGGAAGGGGCCCACCTGGAAGAAGTTCTGCGCGAGCCCGAAGGCGCTGCCGCGCGCGAGGTTGAAGGTGCC from Aggregicoccus sp. 17bor-14 encodes the following:
- a CDS encoding squalene/phytoene synthase family protein, which produces MRRVRQGFRRAKAVTRAHAKSFFFASYLLFGLRRKAAFALYAFCRRLDDMVDEGDGVDLPERLARARQRVAEVYLPLPELAAPTLESPAQRLVSAQAQSPWDAGELAALEYCIRHYRIPEQPFQDLISGMEMDLTRSRYASWEELELYCYRVAGVVGLMLTPVLGCADPEASRPAADLGLAMQLTNILRDVREDLERGRVYLPQDELAHFGLSEEDLQAGRVDERWRAFMRHQVARARGLYARAARGVPLLTGAGSRPMVRLMGALYGDILRDIERRDYDVFSARAHTTGSRKLALAAGTLLAPRSALPEAALPAPLLPSGGAP